The Enterobacter oligotrophicus sequence AATAATGCAAACTATTGATTTTCGGTTGTTACTGTATGAACTCATAATCGCTTGGTCGCTGGTTCAAGTCCAGCAGGGGCCACCAGATACAGCAAGGGCTGGCGCTAAACGCGCTGGCCCTTTTTTATTCGGGGATATGCCGGGGATATTCCAGAAAAGTAATTATAGTGATTTATGGTTAATTTATGACCGCCCACACCATCTCACCCCAATCTTTTATTTTCGCGGGTGTAAAAATTCGATGAAGCGGGCCGTATGGCGTTCGGTAACCTGCGGGGATTGTCTTACCACCTACCACCAGCGCTAGTGGTTCCCGGCTAACCAGCCAATCAAAACACGATAAAAACGTATATTTTCTGGGCGCTTAATTGCGAATTCGCAGATCGTATATGGTGGGGGATTCTGGCTGTAATTATTGCGGTGAAGCAAGCGCACCAAAAGCCCCTTTCCGAACCCGGAGGACAATCACAGCGCACTTTTGAACCGTGTACGGCGGCGGGTACGCCGTGAAAACTTACACGCGGCTCATCGTGTCATTGACCCGATAACAGGCATTATTTAATTAAATAATTATCTAATTATTTACACCACTCCCTCGCTTCCAACCCTCGCCACGCGCTGTTAAGTCTATAGAGGGGGCGGCGGCTATACCATCTGCATCGTAAAACAAAGAGGAGGTTGTAAAGCTGTATACAGTGCCGTGAATCGTGAAAGAGATGTTATTGCCTATGCCGTCTACTTTCGCGCGCGGCGTGTTCGCCGTGAGCGTGGGTGCGATATGTTGTTTTTCGAGAGCCACCAGCGGATCGCCGTCAATCTTGCTCGCCAGAAAATAGCGGTAAACATTTCCCGTGGTCATGTCCGGCTCTGCGTATTCAGTGATATATAACCACGTCCGGGGCGTGAGCTGGCGAATCTCATAAATCTTGTCTCGCACCGTTAAGCGCTGGATATGCTGAAAATAACAGTACCCCGCGATCATCAGAGCCATAAGAATAGTGGCGATCCAGTGCAGCGCCTTAAAAATGGTGCTGTTTAACATAGTCTATGCCTTGCCTTATCCAGAATTGGTCTATCGGATCATCACCAAATGGCGGGGCCCCCGTGAAATTACCCCATTCTGGTCTTGATGTGCCGGCTTTCCACTGAGCCGCGCCAGCAGCTATATGCAAAATCTCTGCAGGAATGCCGGCAGCGTAACCTACCGCGCCATAATGAAAATTACCGAAGTCAGCCCATATCCGTTTTTTTTGTTTGAAATCCCATGGGCCGCCGTTTCTTACTCGCTCATAAAACCACACATACGTAAGCGGGGCGGCCATGTCTTGTACTTCGTTACGCGCACGCGCGAGCCTGATATGTTCGCGCAAAATCTCCAGCCCGCGCGGCGGGTAAATCGGTATACATGCCATCGTTAATCCCTTCTGCCCGGCAAAACCAGCAACATAAGAGCAACGGCGCGGCGCGGTACTGTTTGAGATCAATCTATTAATTTTATTTGCAACATCAATAAGTAACACGTTTAAATAATACGAATCTATAACACAATTTGTATTACCTGCGATCAGGTTTTAGCCGTTAATGGGGGGTTTATTCTCATTGTTATGAGCGGATCACCTGGAAGTATTGCGATGGAAACGTCCAATATTCAGACGCGTGGAACGAGCGTGTAACAGCGTAAAAAAAAGGGGCGGTTAACAGAAGCGGTTCAACTCAACCCTTTAAACTTGATAAGTGGCAGAAAAATGGCAGCACAGCGCAGCACTATGCAATACTTTTCGACAATATACGAAATCCTACGCGCTTGAATTTACTGTAACTCATTGTTTTTAATGAAATATTGTTCGCTCTCATAATCGCCTGGTCGCTGGTTCAAGTCCAGCAGGGGCCACCAGATACAGCAAGGGCTGGCGCTAAACGCGCTGGCCCTTTTCTTTACAACCCCTAAAACCCGGTAATCACTCTTCTGTTAGCTTCTCAATTCTGGCTCCAGCGCGTCGGGCGGTAACGGGCAAAATATCCAGCTTGCAAACATAGCCATCGGGATCGAGCCCACGATTATGCGCCTTCGCCTGCTGTAAAATCGCATCATCCCAGTACACGCGTTTTCGCTGATCCCCCTGCGTGGTAAGGATAAATTCTGTCCCACCTTCTACCGCCCGGTAGCGCCGCCAGCTGTTGGCAGGAACAGAAATAACCGAACGTTCCGGCGCAATAATGCTGACCTCTTCCCCTTCCTGATTCCACGTCACCTCCAGTGATCCTTTGAACACCATAATGACCTGAATATCAGGGCAAAGATGACGCCCCACCTGATGCTCAGCCCGCAAGCGAAGCCATTCCACGGAGAAGCCGTGCGGTTGCGTGACTGGCGGTACACTGTGACGGTCCTGTGAAATGCCATAGCCAATAACCGGGGCAATTTCGCCGCCGTGACCCGGCAGAACCGCATCCAGCAAGCCCTCCGACGACCACTGGCGCTCCTCGCCCGTCACTGCTCGCTGACGCATCTCCTCAATGGAGTAATCACGCAGAGCCGCAATCTCCTCCGGGGCCAGCGGTGCCAGCAGGCCCGATTTCTCAGGCAGAGTATCACCCGCATTTACATCAATAAGCATATTATCTTTGCTCAGATACAGCCCATACTCGCTGGCCGCCTCCAGTATCGACGGATGCCAGATAATCCCACCGGTATTATTGCCACCCAGCACGGTATACACCATGCCGCAGGTATCTTCCTTGCTGACATTAGTAAAACCCCGGAATATCCACGTCGGGATGGTGAGAATAGCGGGCGCGCTGAATTCCGCCTCGTGCTCACCGTTTGCCCCCCAGCGAAAACGCCAGCATCCTTCATGAATTAAAAAGACCTCGGCGGTAAAGTGCAGGTGCAAATTATTGGTCACGCCCTTCGGCATCGCCGCTGCACCAATATTAAAACCATGCGGTTCAGGGATATTGACGACCTGTGATGAAGACTGAGTCACGCCGGGGCCAATAAATGAATAGTTCTGCTTGAGGTGTGAACCCGGCAGCTTGCAATCAATAAAAGCCAGATTGCAGGAGACCATATCTTCCGGTGCGACCAGACGGCTGCGGGCCTGCGCAGCGGTTAACGTAATTGCGTTCATTTCAGCTCCTGTTAATAACCGGACGCGCCGGTAGTAGGGATTTCAGTGCCGCGAGCAAGAGCGATCGCTTCGCGCGATGCGCGGCCCAGTTGCATAACGTCGTTAGCGGGTGTCACAAAATTGAAGCCCCCGGCGATGCGGTGCGCGGCGGCTGTGCCGGAGGTGCAGAAAATACCGGCGATTTTGTGCTTCTCCCGACAGCGGCTGACGACCCGCTCAATGGCCGCGAGCATATCCGGATGGGTGGATTCTGCGCTGGCAGTCCCCGTCAACGTCAGGGAAAGATCGTTCGGGCCAATAAAGACGCCGTCCAGCCCTTCGGTATCCAGAATCGCATCAATGTTGGCAAGCCCTTCGCGGGTTTCAATCATCGCCAGCGTAAGAATTTCGTGGTTAGCATGCAGAGGATAGTCGGAGCCACCATAGAGCAGACCCCGCGCAGGGCCGAAGGAACGATTACCATGCGGTGGATAACGACAGGCAGAAACGAAGCGTTGTGCCTGCTCTGCCGTCGATATCATCGGACAAATCACGCCGTAAGCGCCCGCGTCTAATAGCCGCATAATCTGCGCTGGCGTATCGTCAGCGACCCGCACCAGCGGTACGGCAGGCGTAGCCGAGAGAGCCTGTAACATCGCCAGTGCACTGGCGAAATCTATCATCCCGTGCTGCAAATCGACCGTGACCGCATCGTAACCCTGATGCCCCATGATTTCGGCGCTGTAGCTGGAAGGAATGGCCAGCCAACCGTTGATGACCGGGCGATGTTCCGCAATCGCCGTTTTGATTTTATTGACTCGCATTCAAAGACTCCGTAATCCATTTCCGTAACGGAACAGCGGCGTTTTCCGCCGACTCGAGGATAAAAAAATGTCCCGTTGAACTCAGGGTGATCCACGTGGCGTGGGCTGCGCTTGCGGCAGCTAACTGGTGGTGTGCAGGCGTACAGACAGGATCATGCTCGCCATTCATGATGAGCACCGGACACAAAAGAGCGCTCAGCGCCGCACGGTTATCACGACGGCCGATCGCAATTTCAGTCTGCCGGGCAAATACTGCGCTGTCCGTCTCCTGCGCCATCAAGCACAGGACGTCATGTAACTCCTGGTTGTCGAGGCTGGACGGTGCCACATACTGGTGCCAGAGGGTTGAAGAGAGCCATTTCCCGTGCCCCTGTTCGCGCGCATTCCTGACGGCAGCCCGTCGGGTAGCCGCGTTTTCAGGACGATCCGCCAGCGGATTGACCGACAGTAATGCCAGCCCCGCCAGCCGCTCAGGCGCATCAGCAACCATTTGCAGCGCGACAATAGCCCCCAGAGAGAAACCCGCCAGCAGGAAGCGCGGTGGCAGCACGTTCAGGAGCCGTCGGGAAGACTCCTGTGCCGAATCGGCACAGGACAGGGTCAGGCAAATAACCGCCGGGACGTTCAGTTGAGCAATCAATGGCTGCCATAGCCGGGCATTGCAGAGCGTGCCGCCGATTAACACCAGCGGCACATCGCTATTATCGATAAAAGAGGCATTCATGTTGCGGTCCACCCTCCGTCCACCATCAGCGCACTGCCAGTGATCATCGCCGCCGCGTCAGAGGCAAGGAACACCACCGGCCCCATGACATCTTCCACTTTCCCCAGGCGTGGCAGCTTAATGTTGCTCATCACGAAGCGGCGAAAGTCCGGGTCGCTCAGCGACTGACGCGACAGCTCGGTTTCAATAAAGGTGGGGCATAAGGTATTCACCCGAATTCCGGCCTCGCCCAGCTCAAGCGCCATCGTGCGCGTCAGCCCTTCAAGGGCAAATTTCGACGCACAATAGACGCTGCGCTGCGGCCCCCCCACGTGACCCATTTGCGATGAAAGATGAATGATGGAGCCTCCGTTGCCCGCCTCGCACATGCGCCGCGCGATCTGCTGGCTGACAAAGAAAGTCGCCCGCACGTTAAGCGCCATGACCGCATCAAAATTCGCATCGCTGACCTCCAGAAAAGGCTGGTGGCGAGCCAGTCCGGCGCTGTTAACCAGAATGTCCATGACCGGTAGCTGGCGAAGAGTCTCCTCTACCTTTTGAGATTCCGTGATGTCCAGCGCCAGCGGATGCAGCGTCAGGTGTTCGCCAGCAGCAAGCTCCACTGCGCTGGCCAGATCGTCACGATTGCGGGCGGCGATCCAGACTTCGGCTCCGGCCTGAGCCAGCGCGACCGCGCAGGCAAAGCCGAGCCCCTTCGATCCTCCGGTCACCAGCGCTCGCCTGCCAGCCAGGGAAAATGACGGTGTCTGAGGAAACCTCATGATCACACCTTCTCTCTGACCGGTGCTGGCGTGGCGTAAGGCACATCCGTGTTGCCATAGCGACGCACACGAACGTTGGCCTGCTCAGCGTGTCCGGCAAATCCTTCCAGCAGCGAAAGGCGTGAACAGTAGCTGCCAATTTCAGCCGTGGCTTCGTCGCTCAGTACCTTTTGCCAGGTGCACGTCTTCATAAATTTGCCAACCCACAGGCCGCCGGTGTAACGCGCAGCTTTCTGCGTAGGCAGCGTATGGTTAGTGCCAATCACCTTATCGCCATACGCTACGTTGGTGCGTGGGCCAAGGAACAGCGCACCGTAGTTGGTCATATTGGCGAGGAACCAGTCGTCACGTTCAGTCATCACCTGTACGTGTTCAGAGGCGATACGATCGGCCTCTTTCAGCATCTCTTCGTAGCTTTCGCAGACGATCACTTCTCCGTAATCTTCCCAGGCGCGACGGGCGATATCTGCGGTAGGTAGTTTTTCCAGCAGCCGTTCAACTTCTGCCATCGTCTCTCTGGCGAGCTTCTCTGAATTGGTCAGCAAAATGGCAGGTGTGGTTACGCCGTGTTCTGCCTGCCCGAGGAGGTCGGTGGCGCACATTTCTGCATCGACGCTCTCATCGGCAATCACCAACGTTTCAGTCGGCCCGGCAAACAGGTCAATACCAACCCGGCCAAATAGCTGGCGTTTTGCCTCCGCCACGAAAGCGTTGCCCGGCCCTACCAGCATATCTACCGGAGCCAGCGTGTCGGTGCCGAGTGCCATCGCGCCGATAGCCTGGATGCCCCCCAAAGCATAAATTTCCGTTGCCCCTGCCATCTTCTGGGCGGCAACGATCGCCGGTGCTGGCTGGCCGTTAAAGGGCGGTGCGCAGCTGATAATGCGCGAACAACCCGCGACGTTAGCCGTGATAATCGACATATGCGCTGACGCCAGCAGCGGATATTTGCCCCCCGGCACATAGCACCCGACGGCGTTAATCGGGATATTCTTGTGACCGAGAATAACGCCAGGACGCGTCTCGACTTCCAAATCCAGCAGGCAGGCTTTTTGTTTGCGGGCGAAATTAAAAACCTGCTCCTGGGCAAATTCAATATCCGCAATATCCTGACGACTTAGCTGGCGCATGCAGCTATTAATTTCGGCATCGCTCAGGCGATAATCCTGACGATCGTAGTTATCGAATTTAATCGCTAATTCGCGAATGGCTTTATTCCCGCGCGCTTCAATATCAGCAAGAATAAGTTCAACCGTTTCTCTTATTTGCCGCTGGGCTTCCTGACGTTCCTGCACAGGTTTACTGGTTTTTAGAACATAGGCCATGATGTACTCCTTTCAAAATGAGAATGAGAGATCCCCTCCCGGTGAACCAGGATGGAGTGCTTACCTGAAAAAATTACTGGTCGCGAGCGGAGGCGAGTTGCCCGTTCGCGGATAAATCAGATGAAGAATTTATCTGCCGGTTATTAACCCAACGCACGGACAGCGGCGTAATAATGACGGCAACAACGGAAAGCGCGGCAATAAACAGATAGCCGGACGCCAGATTAATATGTTGCAGCATGACGCCCATAATTACCGGACCGATAAACATGCCCAGTGAATAGATAGTCTGGAAAAGTCCCATGCGGGTGGATTGTTCATCCGAGGTCGTGTTAACCACGCTGAGAGACATAAACGCGGCAAAGGCCATGCCGAACGAGAAACCGGCCAGCGCCTGCAGGGCGTAAATCAGGTACATGTTGTCGGTAAAAGGGATGCCGAGGGTAGAAACCACCTGCAAAACGATGCCCACGACAGCCGTTTTCATCACGCCCAGACGCTTATAAAACACTGCACTGCACAGGGCGATAGCAAGCGCATAGAAGATCAGATGAATATTGCTTAACAGCGACAGGATGCCCGCTCTGGCACCGAGTTGCTCGGCGTAAATGGGAGTCAGGGTATCGCGGGTGGCAAACGGTACAAGGATAACAATGGTGGCTAAAATGCCGATCATCCATACCGAGCGGTCGCACAGTTGTTTACGCGCCCCGGCGATACACGCCTGCAGCGTGGGGGCCTGCACCGGGTCGTGGACATCGCTAATACGGGTGGTAAGAATCAGCGCCAGCAATCCGGAAACGCAGGAAAGCAAAAATGCGATATTGTTCTCAAAATAGTGAATTAATAAACCACCTACGCAGTTACCAATAAAAACGCCCACCGGGCCTGCCAGTGCCAGCAGCGCTACAGCAGCCGGAGCTTCCTTGCGGTCAAAGTAACGGATAAACAGGATGTTATACAAAACCCACGTGGCGGCGGTGACGCCATCTGCTGCTTTCGCCAGATACAGCGTGACCGCATTCGGTTCCAGCCAGGCCAAAGGCCAGGTAAAAATGGGTAGCATCAGGCTGATTTGAATAAAGATTTTCCGGCTTTTTACCACATCAGAAATAATCCCCAGGGGGAAACGGATGAGCAGCGTAGCCAGACCGCTGGCCCCCATAATGATTCCCATCACCTGTGGCTCAATGCCCTGGTCAAGCATCATAGGTGCAAGAAACGCGTCAATACTATGAATGCAAATGAAAAACAGGATACTGATGATGAAAAAAAGCCGGGCTTCAGGTCGGCGGAGTAGTGCTCGAAACATGGTTTGAACCTCTGATAATTAATGGTTTTGAACCAATCAAGAACGGCATTTACCGGCTCTTCCCTCTGTTCGTTGCTCCATTTGCCCGGTATCGTTGACGGCATAAATCACGCATGAATACGTATTCAAGAATTGAAGTTACGAAAAGGTTTCAATTTTGTAAAGTGACCTAATTAACATTGTGAGAAAATTAATTTTGCTTGTTGCATACGCATGCAAAGATGGTGTAAGTATAAAAAACACCCTCTTTCTGACGGCGTTGTTACGGCGTTGGGAAGAGTCCAGGATGAGGAACCGGGGTAATGAAACGTAAGAGTTTTGCGGCGGTCACGTCGCAGCAGGTGGCGCAACTGGCAGGCGTATCGCAGTCGGCGGTATCACGGAGCTTTACGCCTGGGGCGAGTATCTCCCCGGCAACCCGTGAAAAAGTGCTGAAAGCGGCACGGGAGCTTGGCTATCGACCAAACGCGATTGCCCGCTCTCTCAATACCGCCCGGTCGCGCATCATCGGCGTGGTGATTTCCTATTTCGATAACCAGTTCTATCCGCAGGTTCTGGAAGCGCTGGCGCAAAAACTGGACACTCTCAATTACCACCTGCTGCTGTTTGTGGGCGACAAAGATGGAAACGTGGACAGGATTTTCGATCAGATCATGCAGTACCGGGTGGACGGCATCGTGCTGGCCTCGGTTACGCTTTCGCTGGATCTCTCCGGCGAATGTCTGGCTGCGGGGATACCGGTTGTTCTGTTTAACCGCAGCCAGGAAAACGGTATGGCCTCCAGTGTTAACAGCAATAATGAAGCGGCGGCACGGCAAATCGCTGAATTCCTGATGGCGGGTGAACACCAGCGTTACGCCTATGTGGGCGGCGTGGCCGATTCGTCGGTGAACATCGCCCGTCAGCGTGGCTTTCTGGCCGCATTACAGGAACAGGGAATAAACGACGTCAGAGTGGTTAACGGTGACTATGACACCAGGCAGACCATCCGCGCGGCCTATACCCTCTTTTCAACCCCGCCAGTGCCGGATGCTATTTTTGTGGCTAACGACCACATGGCGTTAACGGTGATGGACGTCGCGCGCTACGAGTTCGGCCTGCAAATTCCTCAGGATGTGTCGGTCATTGGCTATGACGATACCGGCCCGTCAGGCTGGCCTTCTTATGCATTGACCTCTGTGTCACAGCCTGTAAAGGAGATGGTGGAAGCGGCGGTCGAACTGCTGATGAAGCAAATTGAGAGCGACACCATTGAGCCTGAGCAGATTACCGTGCCGGGTCAACTGGTGGTGCGACACTCCGCCCGACGGCCACACAGCGGCGTCATTGAAAAAGAGGGTGTATCCCTGTTTCAGCCTCAGGAGGTTAAATGAGCAGATTGCCCGGTTTCAGCCCCCAGTTTGACTCCATTCAGCAGTTTATTACCACGCTGACCCACGTTGTCTGGGAGCAGAAAGATATTGGTCAGCTGGCCGATTTTTATGCCACACCGGTGGTATTTATTACTCCGGAAAAACAGCTGACCGACCTTTCACAGTTTATGCGCCATACCCTGGAGGCGATGTACAGCTTCCCGCAGCGCAGCGTGCTGACGGAGGACATTCTCTGTACCGAAGCGCCAGGAGGTGAGTATTACACCTCTCAGCGGACAATGGCGTCGATTCGCCATCAGGGCGAGGGCTTTTTTGGTGCGCCGACGGGCAAGAGCGTCTGGGTGCGCACCTGGGCGGATCGTATTTGCGCCGATGGCGCGATACGTCAGGAGTGGTTGCTGCAGGACAGAGCCGCAATTGTTGCGCAGTTGGGGCTGGATGTGCGTGAATTTGCCCGCAGTCTGGGCAACGCCCGTGAGCAACTGGGGCTGGAAAACAGCCCGGCAGACGTACTGCACGCGCGCTGGGCGGGCGGCCCTGAAGGGGATGATGTTGAAGGCCCTATTGCAGGCGTGATTGAACGCTATCTGACCATGTGGGCGGGTGGTAACAGCGGTACTGTGCCCGGTTTGTACCATCCGGCCGCCACGTTATATGCGCCAGGCCACTGCATGGGCACCGGCGAGGCCGAAATCAGTGCTCTGCTCTCTGGATACCGTGCCTCGTTCGCCGACAGCGAAACCCAGCTTCACCATTTAATTGTGCGCAAAGATGCCAATGAGCCGGTGCGCATCTCGCTGCGCTGGTCACTTTTAACCTGGCATGACGGTTATGGAAAATTTGGCGCGCCGACGCGTAAACCTGTTTCTATTTCGGGTATTAGTCAGCTTGAATTGCGCGACGGTTTAATTATTCGTGAATATCTCGGAATAGATGAATTAGCGATATGGTCGCAAATCGTTAATCCGTAAATAATTATCATAAAATCCCTGCCGCAATAGTTATTGCGGCAAAGACTTCACTCATTTATTTGGGTGCAGGTTTCTTATTGTCTGAATAATAGTGAACATCAATGCAGGAGGTCCTATGTCTTCAACTGAAGTAACAAATAAAGCTCCAGCCGTACCCGAAAAAAATAACAGTAAAATTCAGCGTGACGAACCGGTATTACAGGTTGAACGCCGCGACTTTATTGATCTCGTTCCGGAGAAACGCCCTCGCGCGCAATCATTAAGAGGCTTCGATGAGTGTTATACGGATATTGTCGATTATATCGTGCGCTGCACCCATAAAATATGGGACGAACGTGACGTTGGTTTAATTTATACCCACTATACCCATAACTGCGTGCTGTATAACGCACTGGGCACACTGTATACCCGTGAAGAAGTGGTGCAGGACACCCTGAAACGCCTGGTAGCCTTCCCTGAGCGCCGGGGCATGGCGACGCAGGTTATCTGGAACGGCAATGACGTCGATGGTTTCTATACCTCTCACCTGGTAACGGGGACGGGGCGTCATACCCAGTTCAGCCATCTCGGCCAGCCCACGAACCGCACGTTTGTCACGCGCACCGTGGCCGACTGCATGATCCACGAGAACAAGATTTACCGCGAGTGGGTAGTGAGTGACAACATGTCCCTGATGAAACAACTGGGGCTAAACACCGATGACATCGCCTTCAACATGGCGAAAGAGCAATTTGATAAAGGCTTCCGCGTCACCGACATCGGTGAGAATGGCCGCATGCTGGGGCAGTATCCACCGGAGATAGAGTGCGACATCTCGATCGCCCATACCGATACCGAAGAGCAGTGCCTGCGCTGGATGCACGAAATTTATAACCGTCGGATGTTAGGCAAGATTAAAGAGGTCTACGCGCCCAACGTGCAGTACCACGGCCCGCTGATGAAAGAGCTTTACGGCGTAGCATCGGTGACGCACCAGACCCTGGCACTTATTGGCATGATCCCGGACGGCGCATGGCTCCCGCAGCATATCTGCTCTAACCCGTGCGATGAGGGCGGCGTGAAAGTGGCGATCCGTTGGATCATGGAAGGCCACCACCTGGGCTATGGCGAGCTGGGCAAACCCACAGGCGAGCGTCTGTTCGTTATGGGCATGTCCCATTACCACATTGTGAACGGCAAAATTGTTGATGAGTGGGTCGTTTACGATCACCTGGCGCTGCTGGCGCAGATCAAACTTGGTCAGATGGAGAATGCATAATGTCAGAGTCGATTGTTAATCAGGTTCGCTGGGTTAAACGCCCGCAGGGCCAGGATGAGAAAGCAGACCGTTCCCTGAGCGATACCGTCAGCACGATTATTGCGCGGGTGAAACAGGAAGGGGATGCGGCGCTGAGGGATTTTTCACAACGTTTCGATAAAGTCGTGCCATCGCAGTTTGAAGTGACGGCCGAAGAGATTGAACAGGCGCTGGCTGGCATGGACCCGCAGACCCGTCGCGATAGCGAATTCGCCATTTCTCAGGTGCGCCGTTTTGCTCAGGCTCAGTTCGCCACCATGCTGCCGCTGGAAGTGGAAACTCTGCCCGGCGTGCATCTTGGGCATCGCATTATTCCGGTTCAGACCGTGGGCTGCTACGTGCCGGGCGGGCGCTACCCTATCCTTTCCGCCCCGGTAATGTCGATTGTGCCTGCCACCGTTGCGGGTTGCGAACAGATTATCGCCTGCCTGCCACCGGGCGCGCATCCGGCGATGATCGCCGTCTGTCACCTGGCCGGGGCGCACCGCATCTTTAAAGTGGGCGGCGCGCAAGCCATTGCCGCCATGGCGTGGGGGACTGAAAGTATTCCGGCGGTGGATAAAATCGTCGGTCCTGGCAACGCTTATGTAAACGAGGCGAAGCGCCAGGTCTTTGGTAAAGTGGGTATTGATGCCCTTGCCGGGCCGAGTGAGATCTTCACCGTTGCTGACGATTCTGCCGATCCGCGTATTCTGGCCGCCGATCTGCTGGCGCAGGCGGAGCACGACATTCATACCCGCGTCGGGCTGGCGACCACCAGCGACGCGATCGCAACACGCACTCTCGCTGAGATCGAACGCCAGCTAGGCAACCTGCCCACCGCCGCGACAGCGGGTGAAGCCTGGCATCGTCAGGGCGAAATCGTGGTGTGCGACAA is a genomic window containing:
- a CDS encoding polymorphic toxin type 44 domain-containing protein, whose product is MLLIDVANKINRLISNSTAPRRCSYVAGFAGQKGLTMACIPIYPPRGLEILREHIRLARARNEVQDMAAPLTYVWFYERVRNGGPWDFKQKKRIWADFGNFHYGAVGYAAGIPAEILHIAAGAAQWKAGTSRPEWGNFTGAPPFGDDPIDQFWIRQGIDYVKQHHF
- a CDS encoding cupin; this encodes MNAITLTAAQARSRLVAPEDMVSCNLAFIDCKLPGSHLKQNYSFIGPGVTQSSSQVVNIPEPHGFNIGAAAMPKGVTNNLHLHFTAEVFLIHEGCWRFRWGANGEHEAEFSAPAILTIPTWIFRGFTNVSKEDTCGMVYTVLGGNNTGGIIWHPSILEAASEYGLYLSKDNMLIDVNAGDTLPEKSGLLAPLAPEEIAALRDYSIEEMRQRAVTGEERQWSSEGLLDAVLPGHGGEIAPVIGYGISQDRHSVPPVTQPHGFSVEWLRLRAEHQVGRHLCPDIQVIMVFKGSLEVTWNQEGEEVSIIAPERSVISVPANSWRRYRAVEGGTEFILTTQGDQRKRVYWDDAILQQAKAHNRGLDPDGYVCKLDILPVTARRAGARIEKLTEE
- a CDS encoding HpcH/HpaI aldolase family protein, with amino-acid sequence MRVNKIKTAIAEHRPVINGWLAIPSSYSAEIMGHQGYDAVTVDLQHGMIDFASALAMLQALSATPAVPLVRVADDTPAQIMRLLDAGAYGVICPMISTAEQAQRFVSACRYPPHGNRSFGPARGLLYGGSDYPLHANHEILTLAMIETREGLANIDAILDTEGLDGVFIGPNDLSLTLTGTASAESTHPDMLAAIERVVSRCREKHKIAGIFCTSGTAAAHRIAGGFNFVTPANDVMQLGRASREAIALARGTEIPTTGASGY
- a CDS encoding alpha/beta fold hydrolase; translation: MNASFIDNSDVPLVLIGGTLCNARLWQPLIAQLNVPAVICLTLSCADSAQESSRRLLNVLPPRFLLAGFSLGAIVALQMVADAPERLAGLALLSVNPLADRPENAATRRAAVRNAREQGHGKWLSSTLWHQYVAPSSLDNQELHDVLCLMAQETDSAVFARQTEIAIGRRDNRAALSALLCPVLIMNGEHDPVCTPAHHQLAAASAAHATWITLSSTGHFFILESAENAAVPLRKWITESLNASQ
- a CDS encoding SDR family NAD(P)-dependent oxidoreductase, which translates into the protein MRFPQTPSFSLAGRRALVTGGSKGLGFACAVALAQAGAEVWIAARNRDDLASAVELAAGEHLTLHPLALDITESQKVEETLRQLPVMDILVNSAGLARHQPFLEVSDANFDAVMALNVRATFFVSQQIARRMCEAGNGGSIIHLSSQMGHVGGPQRSVYCASKFALEGLTRTMALELGEAGIRVNTLCPTFIETELSRQSLSDPDFRRFVMSNIKLPRLGKVEDVMGPVVFLASDAAAMITGSALMVDGGWTAT
- the hisD gene encoding histidinol dehydrogenase, whose translation is MAYVLKTSKPVQERQEAQRQIRETVELILADIEARGNKAIRELAIKFDNYDRQDYRLSDAEINSCMRQLSRQDIADIEFAQEQVFNFARKQKACLLDLEVETRPGVILGHKNIPINAVGCYVPGGKYPLLASAHMSIITANVAGCSRIISCAPPFNGQPAPAIVAAQKMAGATEIYALGGIQAIGAMALGTDTLAPVDMLVGPGNAFVAEAKRQLFGRVGIDLFAGPTETLVIADESVDAEMCATDLLGQAEHGVTTPAILLTNSEKLARETMAEVERLLEKLPTADIARRAWEDYGEVIVCESYEEMLKEADRIASEHVQVMTERDDWFLANMTNYGALFLGPRTNVAYGDKVIGTNHTLPTQKAARYTGGLWVGKFMKTCTWQKVLSDEATAEIGSYCSRLSLLEGFAGHAEQANVRVRRYGNTDVPYATPAPVREKV
- a CDS encoding MFS transporter; translated protein: MFRALLRRPEARLFFIISILFFICIHSIDAFLAPMMLDQGIEPQVMGIIMGASGLATLLIRFPLGIISDVVKSRKIFIQISLMLPIFTWPLAWLEPNAVTLYLAKAADGVTAATWVLYNILFIRYFDRKEAPAAVALLALAGPVGVFIGNCVGGLLIHYFENNIAFLLSCVSGLLALILTTRISDVHDPVQAPTLQACIAGARKQLCDRSVWMIGILATIVILVPFATRDTLTPIYAEQLGARAGILSLLSNIHLIFYALAIALCSAVFYKRLGVMKTAVVGIVLQVVSTLGIPFTDNMYLIYALQALAGFSFGMAFAAFMSLSVVNTTSDEQSTRMGLFQTIYSLGMFIGPVIMGVMLQHINLASGYLFIAALSVVAVIITPLSVRWVNNRQINSSSDLSANGQLASARDQ
- a CDS encoding LacI family DNA-binding transcriptional regulator — translated: MKRKSFAAVTSQQVAQLAGVSQSAVSRSFTPGASISPATREKVLKAARELGYRPNAIARSLNTARSRIIGVVISYFDNQFYPQVLEALAQKLDTLNYHLLLFVGDKDGNVDRIFDQIMQYRVDGIVLASVTLSLDLSGECLAAGIPVVLFNRSQENGMASSVNSNNEAAARQIAEFLMAGEHQRYAYVGGVADSSVNIARQRGFLAALQEQGINDVRVVNGDYDTRQTIRAAYTLFSTPPVPDAIFVANDHMALTVMDVARYEFGLQIPQDVSVIGYDDTGPSGWPSYALTSVSQPVKEMVEAAVELLMKQIESDTIEPEQITVPGQLVVRHSARRPHSGVIEKEGVSLFQPQEVK
- a CDS encoding nuclear transport factor 2 family protein, which encodes MSRLPGFSPQFDSIQQFITTLTHVVWEQKDIGQLADFYATPVVFITPEKQLTDLSQFMRHTLEAMYSFPQRSVLTEDILCTEAPGGEYYTSQRTMASIRHQGEGFFGAPTGKSVWVRTWADRICADGAIRQEWLLQDRAAIVAQLGLDVREFARSLGNAREQLGLENSPADVLHARWAGGPEGDDVEGPIAGVIERYLTMWAGGNSGTVPGLYHPAATLYAPGHCMGTGEAEISALLSGYRASFADSETQLHHLIVRKDANEPVRISLRWSLLTWHDGYGKFGAPTRKPVSISGISQLELRDGLIIREYLGIDELAIWSQIVNP